A window of the Callospermophilus lateralis isolate mCalLat2 chromosome 7, mCalLat2.hap1, whole genome shotgun sequence genome harbors these coding sequences:
- the LOC143403708 gene encoding intelectin-2-like isoform X2, producing MTRLCFLLFLSVATQWCSAAVTHSPKMFWEDEECVFSFSSLPRSCKEIKETCQKARDGLYLLRAKNGAVYQTFCDMTSAGGGWTLVASVHENNMAGKCSVGDRWSSQQGNRADYPEGDGNWANYNTFGSAEAATSDDYKNPGYFDIQAADLGIWHVPNKSPMKNWRNSSLLRYRTTTGFFQHLGHNLFGLYQKYPVKYGLGKCWNDNGPAIPVVYDFGDAQKTASYYSPNGQREFVAGFVQFRVFNNEKAANALCAGMRVTGCNTEHHCIGGGGYFPESNPNQCGDFSAFDADGYGTQVHFSNSREITEAAVLLFYR from the exons ATGACCAGACTCTGCTTCCTTTTGTTTCTCTCTGTGGCCACCCAATGGTGCAGCGCAG CAGTGACCCATTCTCCCAAGATGTTCTGGGAGGACGAAGAATgtgtcttttccttttcttccttgcctaGAAGCtgcaaggaaataaaagaaacttgCCAGAAAGCAAGAG ATGGCCTGTATCTCCTCCGGGCCAAGAACGGTGCCGTCTACCAGACCTTCTGTGACATGACCTCTGCGGGTGGTGGCTGGACCCTGGTGGCCAGTGTGCACGAGAACAACATGGCTGGGAAGTGCTCGGTGGGCGATCGGTGGTCCAGCCAGCAGGGCAACAGAGCAGACTACCCAGAGGGGGACGGCAACTGGGCCAATTACAACACCTTCGGGTCTGCAGAGGCGGCCACCAGTGACGACTACAAG AACCCCGGCTACTTCGACATCCAGGCTGCGGACCTGGGCATCTGGCATGTGCCCAACAAGAGCCCCATGAAGAACTGGCGGAACAGCTCTCTGCTGAGGTACCGCACCACGACTGGCTTCTTCCAGCATCTGGGACATAATCTGTTTGGCCTCTACCAG AAATACCCAGTGAAGTATGGATTAGGGAAATGTTGGAATGACAATggcccagcaatacctgtggtcTACGACTTTGGTGATGCTCAGAAAACTGCATCTTACTACTCACCTAATGGACAAA GAGAATTTGTTGCAGGATTTGTCCAGTTCAGGGTGTTTAATAATGAAAAAGCAGCCAACGCTCTGTGTGCTGGGATGAGAGTTACTGGCTGCAACACGGAGCAC CACTGCATTGGTGGAGGAGGATACTTCCCAGAGAGTAATCCCAATCAGTGTGGAGACTTCTCTGCTTTTGACGCAGATGGATATGGAACTCAGGTGCATTTCAGCAACAGCAGGGAGATAACAGAGGCAGCTGTGCTTCTCTTCTATCGTTGA
- the LOC143403708 gene encoding intelectin-2-like isoform X1, protein MTRLCFLLFLSVATQWCSAGKSLQGDEECVFSFSSLPRSCKEIKETCQKARDGLYLLRAKNGAVYQTFCDMTSAGGGWTLVASVHENNMAGKCSVGDRWSSQQGNRADYPEGDGNWANYNTFGSAEAATSDDYKNPGYFDIQAADLGIWHVPNKSPMKNWRNSSLLRYRTTTGFFQHLGHNLFGLYQKYPVKYGLGKCWNDNGPAIPVVYDFGDAQKTASYYSPNGQREFVAGFVQFRVFNNEKAANALCAGMRVTGCNTEHHCIGGGGYFPESNPNQCGDFSAFDADGYGTQVHFSNSREITEAAVLLFYR, encoded by the exons ATGACCAGACTCTGCTTCCTTTTGTTTCTCTCTGTGGCCACCCAATGGTGCAGCGCAGGTAAATCACTCCAAGGA GACGAAGAATgtgtcttttccttttcttccttgcctaGAAGCtgcaaggaaataaaagaaacttgCCAGAAAGCAAGAG ATGGCCTGTATCTCCTCCGGGCCAAGAACGGTGCCGTCTACCAGACCTTCTGTGACATGACCTCTGCGGGTGGTGGCTGGACCCTGGTGGCCAGTGTGCACGAGAACAACATGGCTGGGAAGTGCTCGGTGGGCGATCGGTGGTCCAGCCAGCAGGGCAACAGAGCAGACTACCCAGAGGGGGACGGCAACTGGGCCAATTACAACACCTTCGGGTCTGCAGAGGCGGCCACCAGTGACGACTACAAG AACCCCGGCTACTTCGACATCCAGGCTGCGGACCTGGGCATCTGGCATGTGCCCAACAAGAGCCCCATGAAGAACTGGCGGAACAGCTCTCTGCTGAGGTACCGCACCACGACTGGCTTCTTCCAGCATCTGGGACATAATCTGTTTGGCCTCTACCAG AAATACCCAGTGAAGTATGGATTAGGGAAATGTTGGAATGACAATggcccagcaatacctgtggtcTACGACTTTGGTGATGCTCAGAAAACTGCATCTTACTACTCACCTAATGGACAAA GAGAATTTGTTGCAGGATTTGTCCAGTTCAGGGTGTTTAATAATGAAAAAGCAGCCAACGCTCTGTGTGCTGGGATGAGAGTTACTGGCTGCAACACGGAGCAC CACTGCATTGGTGGAGGAGGATACTTCCCAGAGAGTAATCCCAATCAGTGTGGAGACTTCTCTGCTTTTGACGCAGATGGATATGGAACTCAGGTGCATTTCAGCAACAGCAGGGAGATAACAGAGGCAGCTGTGCTTCTCTTCTATCGTTGA